A region of Chitinophaga horti DNA encodes the following proteins:
- a CDS encoding SulP family inorganic anion transporter has translation MNKTSPFSNVKGDLSAGLVVFLIAVPLCLGIALASGAPLFSGMIAGIVGGIVIGSLSGSNLSVSGPAAGLTTIVLAAIGSLGSFPVFLMAVVLAGGLQILLGLARAGTIASYFPSNVITGMLTAIGITIVLKQIPHAFGYDKTAEVDEGFTVQALIDTASNIHPGAIIITVVSILILLYWNKIPVVKAVPAALVAVLSAIAINALFIATGSSLAIVSQEHLVTLPIATDFNSFLGLFTLPDFSSLTNGAVWMSAATIAAVASIETLLNVEATDKLDPMKRHSPPNRELMAQGVGNVISGMIGGLPITSVIVRSSANINSGGRTKLSSITHGTLLLVCATFIPFLLNLIPLATLAAVLLVTGYKLCKISVFKQMFARGKYQWVPFIVTVVAIIATNLLVGVAIGLAVSVIAILRGNLKSPYFFHKEKYRTGDFIKLELAQEVSFLNKANILLTLDHLPAESTVEIDASKTVYIDQDVLDIIREFTQIKAPQNKIKVILKGFKEAYKISNTDHLFLDKPSSERPVSVVTNGTHTELLKELQYN, from the coding sequence ATGAACAAGACATCGCCCTTTTCAAACGTGAAAGGAGACCTGTCCGCAGGCCTCGTAGTATTTCTGATCGCAGTGCCGCTATGCCTGGGTATAGCTTTGGCCTCTGGTGCGCCACTATTCTCAGGCATGATTGCCGGCATCGTTGGTGGCATCGTCATTGGATCATTAAGCGGCTCTAACCTGAGCGTATCAGGTCCTGCAGCCGGTCTTACCACGATCGTACTGGCAGCCATCGGCTCCCTGGGTTCTTTCCCGGTATTTTTAATGGCTGTAGTATTAGCCGGCGGCTTGCAAATATTACTCGGCCTGGCAAGGGCCGGTACCATCGCAAGCTATTTTCCATCGAACGTAATTACCGGTATGCTTACCGCGATCGGTATTACCATTGTACTAAAACAGATCCCACATGCCTTTGGGTACGATAAAACCGCTGAAGTGGACGAGGGCTTTACCGTACAGGCGTTAATCGATACGGCCAGTAATATTCACCCGGGAGCGATAATTATCACCGTTGTGTCTATTCTCATCCTGCTTTACTGGAACAAAATTCCAGTTGTAAAAGCTGTTCCGGCAGCCCTGGTAGCGGTATTGTCGGCCATCGCCATCAATGCCCTGTTCATTGCCACCGGTTCGTCGCTCGCGATCGTTTCGCAGGAACACCTGGTAACGCTCCCAATAGCTACCGACTTTAACAGCTTCCTGGGACTGTTTACCCTGCCTGACTTCAGCAGCCTTACCAATGGCGCTGTCTGGATGTCCGCTGCGACCATTGCTGCGGTGGCATCCATCGAAACTTTGCTGAACGTAGAAGCCACCGATAAACTCGACCCGATGAAACGTCATTCTCCTCCTAACAGGGAACTGATGGCGCAGGGTGTAGGTAACGTGATCAGCGGTATGATTGGCGGTTTGCCCATTACTTCGGTAATTGTGCGCTCTTCCGCTAACATTAATTCCGGCGGTCGCACTAAACTGTCAAGCATTACACATGGTACGCTGTTATTAGTGTGCGCCACCTTCATCCCATTCCTGCTTAACCTCATTCCGCTGGCTACATTGGCCGCCGTACTGCTTGTAACCGGTTATAAACTGTGTAAGATTTCTGTTTTCAAACAAATGTTTGCCAGGGGTAAATACCAGTGGGTACCGTTTATCGTAACTGTAGTGGCCATCATCGCTACCAACCTGTTGGTGGGCGTTGCGATCGGTTTGGCGGTGAGCGTTATCGCGATTTTGCGTGGTAACCTGAAAAGTCCGTACTTCTTCCACAAAGAGAAATACCGCACGGGCGACTTTATCAAGCTGGAACTGGCACAGGAAGTGTCTTTCCTTAATAAAGCGAACATCCTGCTTACACTGGATCATTTACCTGCAGAAAGCACGGTGGAAATTGACGCCAGCAAAACCGTTTACATAGATCAGGACGTACTTGATATTATTCGTGAGTTTACGCAGATTAAGGCGCCTCAAAATAAGATCAAGGTGATTTTGAAGGGATTTAAAGAGGCGTACAAAATTTCAAATACCGATCACCTGTTCCTCGACAAACCTTCTTCCGAGCGGCCGGTGAGCGTAGTAACGAATGGTACACACACAGAATTACTCAAAGAATTACAGTATAACTAA